The Watersipora subatra chromosome 7, tzWatSuba1.1, whole genome shotgun sequence genomic interval tttgtttttaGCTATAATAGGCTGCAAGATAACACATTCATAAACCTGTACACTGTGCTGACAGGCAGGCCTGTAGAAGAAGGCATCGGCATCAGTTTTAACAGATTCTTTGATGATGACCCCCTTATATTTAAGTGGTTTAACAACGACAGTTTCGTAACTGGCTACTATGAGGACTACAAGACTGGAGCCCTTTTCAACTGGCTAAAAAAGGGATTTCATTACAAGCCGTCTGATCACTATTCTAAACCATTTTCTGTTGTGGCCGAGCCGAGAATAGCTAAAAGTTGGTGGGTTGACTTTTGTTACCTCGACAAGGGGATGCATGTGTGGGAAGGAGATTGGACATCATCGTTTGTAAAGCAGTATTCTAAGATCAATTTTCCTTATTTTTTATGGAGCTGGACGACCATGATATCTCACGAGAACGCTAACTCTCTCGGCCAATCAGACGTGTACTATTACAATCTCTTTCGAGACCTCGACAAGTCGAACTCTCTAAACAACACCATTTTAGTATTCTATTCGGATCATGGCTATCGTTATGGAGGACTTAGAGCCACTAAAATAGGTCAAAATGAGGAAAACAGTCCCATGATGCACTGGATTATTCCAGAATGGTTTCAGCGCAAGTACGCTAAGGAAATGGAGATATTTAAAGTAAATGCTGACAATAGACTCACTTCACCGTATGACTTGCATAGAACTTTACTAGATTTTGCGGACGGAGCTCTCTCATCAGCTGCTGCCGCTGGTATGGAAAATTatggaaaaagtttttttgaGCCGATAGATGAAAAAAGGACTTGCGCCGATGCCGGTATTTCTGACCATTTCTGTGGCTGTCGAAGCTCTTCAGAATACCCTCTTGATGATAAGCTAACACAGGAAGCCGCACAGGCTATTGTAGATCGAGTTAACGAATTAACAGAAGTTAACAGAAACCTCTGCCTTACTTATCAGTTACGCTACATTAAAGCTGCGAATATCAACCACAGGTACGATATTCAAGACTCAAATATTAATGAACTTTTAGTCACAATCGGAATGAAGCCGAGCGATGCCGAGTTTTCAGCAACAGTTCATGTGTATTCGGATGGCTCCAAGAAAGCAGAGGTGAAGGGAATCAGTAGGGTTAGTCTTTACGGCCAATCAGCTAACTGTGTTGCTGACTTTGAAATGAGGCTATACTGTAGCTGTAAATCATTAACGAAAATTGATTGAGCTGTTGAATTGCATACTAGGTTGTTTTGAGTTacatactgttattattacatgtctttaaaataattttaccaagtttgtctatttttatatttttaattttaaatattgaaaatatcTCCTAACGTACTTcatgcttttttgtttttaagatATTTAAGAATTGGACAGTTTTACTTAACTTCTAGTTTTTTGTCATATGTTCtttttatatgtatgtaaatggTAGAACATATgatatatttaatgtttgatatatttaggttatgatatttatttaggcTATTGTTTAAATAGTGTCGAACAGCTGTAAGTTATGATATTAAGGGTGTTAATATTGTTGAGTTGTCAATCAATTCGTTGTTTTCATTATACTGtatactagttgtgctacccggtgttgcccggatattaaaaaccagcttataaacaatgacaggtaatgagagttgcctgccacttgctactagtctggcacattgccaatggataatttgagtaagcttactaataaaactAACCTTTCGCTTGCCATCGGCTTTTATTTGttcccacatagcgacatatatcgcctgaTGACTACATCTAGCTcatgtggctgaattggtaaggcatcgGACTGGCAAATTGGAGGGTCCACGATCAAATCTTCCGCGATACAGATTCTTTagtctaagattttaatagctaaggCTGGAACTACACATGCCCCCACATATCCACACacacattgagaaatatatatagctatataattaaaatgataaaatgataaaattggtCACGTGGGTGGTAATATTAACTCAAGCTTAGGTTTCCGACAAGCGATCTGAGAGTTTGAGGCCTGACTGTTTTTGATGACGACTTTTGCTGCAGGTGACAATTTACTGGCTTTGTGAGGCCTTTTTTTAGCTGTTTCTTACCTGAGTAGAGCACAATTGATTGGTCCATTTTTCGCTGTCCTGTATGTAGTGATCATGAACCACATATGCTATCATTCACGGTTTCTTTTGGTACATGCTTCTGGATGTCTCCATTTGTTAATTCTGTGACTTGGTTTTGTACATGAGTAAGAAAGATTGTTGTCCAATAACAGCCGGTAATTTTTCTCATGCGATTGTTTAGGCTACTCGGTTTAAGGTAAAAATCACTTGAGAGATTTTGAGAGAAGTTTTTTTTGTAGGTCATTCAAGAAACAGTGTATTCTATTAATGTTCTCATGGCAGTTTAATACAACTCAAAGAATTCTACCTACTCTTCCATTACCTCATCATCATGCTCTTTGATGCTGGCCTCTTGTTCAAGTTGGAAAGGTATGTTTTTGGAGAGGTATGAGGGGTGCCAAACCTTTTGTCCTGTTTGTGTTTTGCATCATTGAAGGCTTGCCTTGCACCAATCCAAAACAGATTTTCTACCACCTTGTTGTCTCACTACTTAGATACCGTTGAACCAAGCTAGTTTCTGAAATGAAGTGTGACGACTACTCTCAGGGAGACCATAAAATGACACTTTTCAGtctaaattgtaaaatatcacTAAAGTATACAGTCAGCTCACTTGGTTCGAGCTTGATGGTATCAGATGGCTTGTGTCAGCGTGGTTGCGAAGACTTGCTGTTCAGGTGTAAAACCAATGTTCAGATGGTGAGCAGGTCTCAAACAGGAAGGATGTGAAGAAGGATGAAAACCCAGATAAACTATTTGAGTAGCAgatgaataattttgtatattATTCTGGTTTTGTTGCAGTGCCCGCGGTGTTTTGGGGTTTAATGGCAACAATGTAGAAACAGTCATGCATTTACATGAATATCGCTAGATGACATTAGCTCCGCTCGAAGTGCAGGGAAGCTACACTCAAAGACAGGTGTTTAGTTTGAATGGTGagaatttgatagtaaattgaGCAGAAAGACGACATCTTCCTTCTTCATTCTTTGGGTCCAAATCTCTTCCATATTCAGTTTGCAGCACGCAATACTCGATGctatttttagctgtttttgcAGTTTGAGTGACTGAGCTATTCCGATGCTTGAAGCTTTTTTAGACCTCTTCTAATTGTTCAACTCCAAGTTTGGAGCTCAAACAGAGATTATAGAAAACAGGTGTGTCCAGTGAGTTTTAGTTAATAGTTTTGTTCCTAGTTGTCAGTTTGTTCAAGTGAtttattaccttttgcattagTTGTACATTGTTCACTACTACATTAGTTGTACATTGTCTGCTATCACATTAGTTGTACACTGTTCACAACTACATTAATTGTACATTGTCTGCTATCACATTGTAGTTCTACATTGTCTGTTATCACATTAGTTCTACATTGTCTGCTATCACAGTAGTTCTACATTGTCTGTTATCACAGTAGTTCTACATTGTCTGCTATCACATTAGTTCTACATTGTCTGCTGTCGCATTAGTTCTACATTGCCTGCTATCGCATTAGTTCTACATTGTCTGCTATCACATTAGTTCTACATTGTCTGCTATCACATTAGTTCTACATTGTCTGTTATCACATTAGTTCTACATTGTCTGCTATCACATTAGTTCTACATTGCCTGCTATCGCATTAGCTCTACATTGTCTGCTATCACATTAGTTGTACACTGTCTGCTATCACATTAGTTGTACATTGTCTGCTATCACATTAGTTGTACATTTTCTGTTATCACATTAGTTCTATATTGTCTGCTATCACATTAGTTCTACATTGCCTGCTATCGCATTAGCTCTACATTGTCTGCTATCACATTAGTTCTACATTGTCTGTTATCACATTAGTTGTACATTGTCTGCTATCACATTAGTTGTACATTGTCTGCTATCACATTAGTTCTACATTGTCTGCTATCACATTAGTTCTACATTGTCTGTTATCACATTAGTTCTACATTGTCTGCTATCACATTAGTTCTACACTGTCTGCTATCACATTAGTTCTACATTGTCTGCTATCACATTAGTTCTATATTGTCTGCTATCACATTAGTTCTACATTGTCTGCTATCACATTAGTTCTAAATTGTCTGCTATCACATTAGTTCTACATTGCCTGCTATCGCATTAGTTCTACATTGTTGACTGTTATGTTTCTCAATGACTTGATGTTTATAATGTGGTTATTTCAAAAGATTGAAATTTTGAGTCCTTCAAGTGTTtgaataatagtagtagttaaTTCGTAACTTCAGATCAGACTGATGAGTACAGAATATGATTTCAGTTATATAGCAATTTATTATCTTTATAGCTAGAAAAAGCATAAGTATCAAAAAGCTTTAATGAATGATAAAAATGTAGCCTTTAGCTTTtcgataataaaataattgatttcTTTGCTTTCATGTATCTCAACACCTTCTGACCAAGCTATAGGCATGCATTAAGTTTGTCTGTTAAGTCTAGATCTGCGAGGGCTGTGTGCTCCATATTCATCTCCATCAGGGTGTCTGTAATTGCGTCTCTGACTTCTTTGGGTAGTGGGTATAGGTTGTGTTACAACTGGATCTGGTACAGTTGGATGTGGTAcaggtactgatggttgaggcTCCTTGGACATCTTAGGTTCCTCACCAGGGTTGCCATCTTCATCTGTAAGGTATCTTCTTGGTAACTGCTCTACATGTCGTCTCCAGGTAAGCCCTTATGGTACAACCTTCGCATTCACACTGCGAGTTCCATAGAGTTTGGTAACTATAGCTGAAACCCATCTAGGCTGTCCTACTTGTCTTGGTCCATAATAGCATGCATAGCAAGCATTTCCTACTGAGTACCTATGTGTGTCTTCTTGCTGCTATCTTGTGAGATTGATCTTTCGATTGGTTTGCCTGGTTTGCCACTCTTGACTGGTGTTGTTTGTGTTCACACGTAAAACATGTGTAATCACATGTTTTACTTAGTGCAAAGAGTCTCCTTATTTgacttcattttaaataattatgtcATCAAAGTGACAATCGCCACTTTAGTCTGAGTGTTTCGAGCAATACTTggctattttgttttcttataGCTTTTTATACACGATGTATCTAA includes:
- the LOC137400642 gene encoding uncharacterized protein is translated as MEAAKCYRPNYHPYDSSLISITDRRPITQEYKCRQKIDRRFLIAQDRISIVTSLKRGKYFVFFPESYALKLYCSSLAPFFADSRFDCRELKYAMKRSFPIKPEPTMDTNLDTHLYMVHEAERKDQLSEKGKTYRDYSSYVPSKLAQRRAKEALERKVKQTKSRRFTEKMSILMFGIDSTSLNQGYRHLPRTVGYLRQNHNLVTFKGYNRLQDNTFINLYTVLTGRPVEEGIGISFNRFFDDDPLIFKWFNNDSFVTGYYEDYKTGALFNWLKKGFHYKPSDHYSKPFSVVAEPRIAKSWWVDFCYLDKGMHVWEGDWTSSFVKQYSKINFPYFLWSWTTMISHENANSLGQSDVYYYNLFRDLDKSNSLNNTILVFYSDHGYRYGGLRATKIGQNEENSPMMHWIIPEWFQRKYAKEMEIFKVNADNRLTSPYDLHRTLLDFADGALSSAAAAGMENYGKSFFEPIDEKRTCADAGISDHFCGCRSSSEYPLDDKLTQEAAQAIVDRVNELTEVNRNLCLTYQLRYIKAANINHRYDIQDSNINELLVTIGMKPSDAEFSATVHVYSDGSKKAEVKGISRVSNRKDVKKDENPDKLFE